The Lewinellaceae bacterium nucleotide sequence ACCTTAAATTTCAAATTTCATGAAAAGATTCTTACTCCCCGTTTTCATTCTTGGAATATTTCTTTCTACTTCGAGGCTATTTGCCCAGGCAGGGGATTGCCCCTACCCGATCATTTTTTTGCACGGCTGGACCGGGTCAGAGAGCTCCTTCAGCTCCGTTTACAACAATGGCGATTTCCAGTCCGTCTGGGGTGGTTTGGCGGATGTCTTCCATGCCGTAGTCAACGCGCAGGAAGGGACTTATATCTGGGGAAATGACGGGATTCCCCATACCAATGATGATGATGTTTTGATCACGTTCACCAACGAGACCAATGACCTGGCTCCGGGTTGTCTTTATGCCATTAATCTCGATAACTACTGGAACGAAAATACCTCCAACCCTCAAATTCTGATCCACGATGGCGGCAGCCCGAGTTTCTGGGCCTCCGACAGCAATGAATCCGCCATTTACAAACAAGGGTATGCGCTGGGCGAAATGATCAAAAAAGTGCTGGCCGCCAACCCCGGGAAAGAAAAAGTCATCCTCATGGCTCATTCCATGGGAGGATTGGAATCCAGGGAATATTTGCAGCGTACCGATGCCAGTGGCAACCACATTTGGTGGGTGGATCCCAACAGTTCAGACGGGCACAAAGTAGCCAAACTGGTCACCACAAGCACCCCGCACCGCGGTAGTAATACGATGGGCAACATCAGCGGTTTTGCGGATCATGAGGAAGACTCCACCAGGGACGGTCTCCCCGATCTTACCTCTGAAGCTGTGCGTGATCTGAGATACAGCTACGGATGCGGATTCCTAGACCTGGATGATTGTCCGGGCAATTACCTGTTCGGGGGAGACGAAGACGATATCGGCACCTGGTTTTATGCCAATGCCGACGTGGATTGCGACGGAGATGAAACCAGTCCCAATATCATAGGCATCAATATCAATGGGCAACAACAAGGATTTTCCAACCCATGGGACGGCACTTACGACAATCCGTCAATGCCGCTGCCCACGGATATCCGCTACACCTGGATCACTTCCGACATATCTGTTGACAACGGGGACGGCGTAGTCGCCTGGTCACGACAGTGGCTTTACGCCAACAATATCCCCAAACCCAACGACGGGGTGGCCTTCCGTCTGTCGGATTCCCTGCTGACCGACCAATCTCACCTGACGGTCAATAGTGATGTCAATACGGTTTTGAGGGGGTTGGACGAAGGCGATTATCCTCAGTTTGCCTGGGATGTGGCGCCGGAAATTGAATTTGCAGGCATGCCCCAAAGAAGAAGTATTAGCACCCCCGAGGGACCTTTTAATACAGATCCTGACTGGTTTAAATTTACGTTGGGCACAATTTCAACAGCCGGGTTGGAGGTTGCATTCATCCCCAATCCCAACCTGGGCGGGAGGATAGACTTTTTCACCTCCACTCCGGGAAGTTATACGCCCATGTCCACCACAGGCCAGTATGGGTCCACTTTTTCTCCCGGCGCCAATGCGATCCTCCTGAATATTCCAAAGGCAGATCTGAATCCGGGAAACGTTTACTATCTAAGGGTCATTCACAATAATGTAGGAGGCAATAGCTGGAGAGTCCCCTATCGTTTCCACTTCACTCCGGCCACTCCCTTACCGCTTGAACTGTTGACCTTCAGCGGCCAGGCCAATCAAAAGGAGGTCGATCTGTTCTGGACCACCATGAATGAATCAGGAACGGCCAATTTTGACATAGAAAGATCAGACAATGCCTTTCATTTTCACAAAATAGGCAGCATCCCGGCCAAGGCTCAAAATGCGAACACTAACAGTTATGCTTTTACGGACAGGAATGCGCTGCCCGGCATGAATTACTACCGTTTGAAAATGATCGATCAGGATGGAAGTTTTACGTACAGCAAACAAATCAGCATCGTCTTAAAAAGGGAAGTTGCTGCCATCAGCCTTTTCCCCAATCCGGCCAGCACGGAATTAACCCTGCAATTTGAAAGTGCGACCAAAGAGGAGCTATCGGTTATGATCTATAACGCCATTGGTCAACAATTACTTCAACAGGCTTTCCTGCCCGAATCCGGATTTAATCAAATTAAACTGGATGTTTCTTCCCTGAGCCAGGGACTCTATTTTATGGAAATACAACAAGGCGGAGTGGCAGAAAAAGTTAAGTTTGCAGTTGAAAACGACTAAAAGGCTAAAGATTAAAGATTAAAGGCTAAAGTAACTCCTTTAACCCTTGGAACAACTGAACAACTTTGAACAATTTGAACAACTTGAACCAGTTAGCCCTTAGCCGTTAAAAGAAAAAACGCTTTGAATAACAAGAACATTGCCATTATAGGAGGTGGAGCGGCGGGTTTTTTCTCAGCCATTGCGGTCAAGGAAAATTATCCTGATGCCCGGGTGGTCATTTTTGAAAAATCCCCAAAGCTGCTGTCGAAGGTAAAAGTCTCCGGCGGAGGCAGGTGTAATGTCACCAATGGCTGTACTTCCATCAGTGAATTGTCGGAAGCCTATCCAAGGGGAGGGAAAAAATTAAAAAAAGCCTTCCGTATTTTTAATACCCGGCACACCATGGAATGGTTTGAATCGCGGGGCGTGCCCCTTGTAACCCAGGAGGACAACTGTGTATTTCCGGTTTCCCAGGATTCCCAGAGCATCATCGATTGTTTTATGAAGGAAGCCAAAAAAAAAGGCATCCAAATCGTTACGGGCGTTGG carries:
- a CDS encoding T9SS type A sorting domain-containing protein: MKRFLLPVFILGIFLSTSRLFAQAGDCPYPIIFLHGWTGSESSFSSVYNNGDFQSVWGGLADVFHAVVNAQEGTYIWGNDGIPHTNDDDVLITFTNETNDLAPGCLYAINLDNYWNENTSNPQILIHDGGSPSFWASDSNESAIYKQGYALGEMIKKVLAANPGKEKVILMAHSMGGLESREYLQRTDASGNHIWWVDPNSSDGHKVAKLVTTSTPHRGSNTMGNISGFADHEEDSTRDGLPDLTSEAVRDLRYSYGCGFLDLDDCPGNYLFGGDEDDIGTWFYANADVDCDGDETSPNIIGININGQQQGFSNPWDGTYDNPSMPLPTDIRYTWITSDISVDNGDGVVAWSRQWLYANNIPKPNDGVAFRLSDSLLTDQSHLTVNSDVNTVLRGLDEGDYPQFAWDVAPEIEFAGMPQRRSISTPEGPFNTDPDWFKFTLGTISTAGLEVAFIPNPNLGGRIDFFTSTPGSYTPMSTTGQYGSTFSPGANAILLNIPKADLNPGNVYYLRVIHNNVGGNSWRVPYRFHFTPATPLPLELLTFSGQANQKEVDLFWTTMNESGTANFDIERSDNAFHFHKIGSIPAKAQNANTNSYAFTDRNALPGMNYYRLKMIDQDGSFTYSKQISIVLKREVAAISLFPNPASTELTLQFESATKEELSVMIYNAIGQQLLQQAFLPESGFNQIKLDVSSLSQGLYFMEIQQGGVAEKVKFAVEND